The genomic interval CACCCGCACGGCAGAGTCGAGCGTCCTCGGACTATGCCGAACTGATGGCTGATGTCCAACAGGCAGGGCTGTTGGAACGCTCACTGCCGAGATGCGTGCCACGGTTGACCGCACTCGCGGTGATGGTCGCCGCGGGAATCCTGATGTTGGTGCGGATCGGTGACTCCTGGTGGCAACTCGCGACGGCGCTGTATTTCGGGGTGGTGTTCGTGCAGCTCGGCTTCCTCGGTCATGACGCGGGGCACCAGCAGATCTTCCGAGCCAAGAGGTGGAACGATCGCTTCGGGCTCGTCGTCTCCAACCTCGGTGTCGGCCTCAGCTACGGCTGGTGGGTCGACAAGCACAACCGGCACCATCGCAACCCCAACGAAGTCGGACGTGATCCGGACGTGGAGCGAAACATCCTGGCCTGGAACAGCCCGCAGGCGAGCCAGCAGCGCGGGCTGCTCCGCGTCATCGCTAGCCACCAGCACCTCGCGTTCTTTCCGTTGTTGCTGCTCGAAGGGTGGAACCTGCACGTGGGAAGCGTGCGGACGCTGGCGCACCGGTCACGAAACCGTGTAATCGAGTCCACACTGCTACTCGTCCATCTGGGTGGGAGTCTCGCCCTTCTGCTCGCCGTCATGTCGCCGGTCAAAGCGGTCGTCTTCGTCGTGGCGCAGCAGTCGGTCTTCGGCCTGTACTTGGGGTCGGTCTTCGCGCCCAACCACAAAGGCATGGACATGCCGACGGGCGGTAGCCGGTCCGACTTCCTGCGACGCCAGGTGCTGACCTCCCGCAACATCATCGGCGGTCGCGTGACGGCAGCGGTGTTCGGCGGGTTGAACTACCAGATCGAGCATCACCTGTTTCCCAGCATGCCCAGCCGCAACCTGCGCCGATGCCGCCCCCTCGTGCGCGCGTTCTGCCTGGCACGGGATATCGCATACACCGAGACCAGCCTCGTCGCCTCATACCGATGGGTGCTGCGCTACCTACGCAGCGTCCAGCCCGATCAGATCGGGTGAGTGCGGGGAAACCGGCCGCGGCGCGAGGACCCTGGTCGCCGCAGCAGCACCCGGTCAGCGTTGAGCAGCCCGGTGGACTGGTCACCATCGTCGAGGGATCCTCGTTCATCCTCTCCGACCGCAGCGGTGACGTGCGGCCGGGCGATGCGGCTGGACTGTTTGTACTCGATGCTCGGGTCCTCAGCACATGGGAGTTGCTCATCGACGGGCATCCGTTGGAGCCACTGTCCGCCAGTGTCACGGAACCCTATTGCGCGACCTTCGTCGCGCATCCCAGCCCGCAG from Mycobacteriales bacterium carries:
- a CDS encoding fatty acid desaturase — translated: PARQSRASSDYAELMADVQQAGLLERSLPRCVPRLTALAVMVAAGILMLVRIGDSWWQLATALYFGVVFVQLGFLGHDAGHQQIFRAKRWNDRFGLVVSNLGVGLSYGWWVDKHNRHHRNPNEVGRDPDVERNILAWNSPQASQQRGLLRVIASHQHLAFFPLLLLEGWNLHVGSVRTLAHRSRNRVIESTLLLVHLGGSLALLLAVMSPVKAVVFVVAQQSVFGLYLGSVFAPNHKGMDMPTGGSRSDFLRRQVLTSRNIIGGRVTAAVFGGLNYQIEHHLFPSMPSRNLRRCRPLVRAFCLARDIAYTETSLVASYRWVLRYLRSVQPDQIG